One window of the Candidatus Sulfotelmatobacter sp. genome contains the following:
- a CDS encoding MarR family transcriptional regulator has product MERSPEILAEARALRATVALFQRSLRAGRGFDEPSPEQMSVLGVLQREGPLTAGELGERERLLPQSLTRMLARLEDRGLITRRRDDEDRRRRLIAITLLGRQHLVAEALRREARLAGAMAHALSPAERDVLRIARDLLERLARYEGGNPG; this is encoded by the coding sequence ATGGAGCGGAGTCCCGAGATCCTCGCCGAGGCCCGGGCCTTGCGTGCGACGGTCGCGTTGTTCCAGCGCAGCCTGCGCGCCGGGCGCGGCTTCGACGAGCCGAGCCCCGAGCAGATGAGCGTTCTGGGGGTGCTGCAGCGCGAGGGGCCGCTGACGGCTGGTGAGCTGGGCGAGCGCGAGCGGCTCTTGCCGCAGTCGCTGACGCGGATGCTGGCCCGGCTCGAAGACCGCGGCCTGATCACCCGCCGCCGGGACGACGAGGACCGGCGCCGCCGGCTGATCGCGATCACGCTGCTCGGGCGACAGCACCTGGTGGCGGAAGCACTGCGGCGCGAGGCCCGGCTGGCCGGCGCCATGGCGCACGCGCTCTCGCCGGCCGAGCGCGACGTGCTGCGCATCGCGCGCGACTTGCTCGAGCGGCTGGCGCGCTACGAGGGAGGAAACCCCGGCTGA
- a CDS encoding SLC13 family permease, producing the protein MHAVALTVAAVALLGVLVRPWHTYPAWWAAGGALALVLVRALTPAQAGAAVARGLDVYLFLIGMMALAEFARVEGVFGWIAAAAVHAAHGSHARLFALVYATGVMTTAFLSNDATIVVLTPAVVVALADTDASPLPYAFACALVANAASTLLPIANPSNLLFFAQRMPPLTTWFASFGWASLAAIVATYLVLIVLFRRELSAPLHVVRRDAARPRTIALAMLVLAAAALVATASRAGALGPVTFALGAIAALIASTRRRDAPLHIARGIAWPIVVLTAGLFVIVQALDLAGVATLPQAVFAWAAHLAPPLARLAIAGAAAGASNVVNNLPVGLEVGRFVAHAHPPTPLASAALLGVNVGPNFSINGSLATVLWLAIMQRANIDVSALRFAAVGALATPLALGTAALLAR; encoded by the coding sequence TTGCACGCCGTCGCGCTGACGGTCGCGGCGGTCGCGCTGCTGGGCGTGCTCGTCCGCCCGTGGCACACCTACCCGGCGTGGTGGGCGGCCGGCGGCGCGCTGGCACTCGTGCTGGTGCGCGCGCTCACGCCGGCGCAAGCCGGAGCCGCCGTCGCGCGCGGGCTGGACGTCTATCTGTTTCTGATCGGGATGATGGCGCTGGCCGAGTTCGCGCGCGTCGAAGGCGTCTTCGGCTGGATCGCCGCGGCCGCGGTCCACGCGGCGCACGGCTCGCACGCGCGGCTGTTCGCCCTGGTCTACGCGACCGGCGTGATGACGACGGCGTTCCTCTCCAACGACGCGACGATCGTCGTGTTGACGCCCGCCGTGGTGGTGGCGCTGGCCGACACCGACGCGTCGCCGCTGCCGTACGCGTTCGCGTGCGCGCTGGTCGCCAACGCCGCCAGCACGCTGCTGCCGATCGCGAACCCCTCCAACCTGCTCTTCTTCGCCCAGCGGATGCCGCCGCTGACGACCTGGTTCGCCTCGTTCGGCTGGGCCTCGCTGGCGGCGATCGTCGCGACCTACCTGGTGCTGATCGTGCTCTTCCGCCGCGAGCTGAGCGCGCCGCTGCACGTCGTGCGCCGCGACGCGGCGCGGCCGCGGACGATCGCGCTGGCGATGCTGGTGCTGGCCGCGGCGGCGCTGGTCGCGACGGCCTCGCGCGCGGGGGCGCTGGGCCCCGTCACGTTCGCGCTCGGCGCGATCGCGGCGCTGATCGCGTCGACGCGGCGGCGCGACGCGCCGCTGCACATCGCGCGCGGCATCGCCTGGCCGATCGTGGTGCTGACGGCGGGACTGTTCGTGATCGTGCAAGCGCTCGACCTCGCCGGCGTCGCGACGCTGCCGCAGGCGGTGTTCGCCTGGGCCGCGCACCTCGCGCCGCCGTTGGCGCGCCTGGCGATCGCCGGCGCGGCCGCCGGCGCATCCAACGTGGTCAACAACCTGCCGGTCGGGCTCGAAGTCGGCCGCTTCGTCGCGCACGCGCATCCGCCGACACCGCTGGCGTCCGCGGCGCTGCTGGGCGTCAACGTCGGCCCCAACTTCAGCATCAACGGCTCGCTGGCGACCGTCCTGTGGCTGGCGATCATGCAACGCGCGAACATCGACGTTTCAGCGCTGCGCTTCGCCGCCGTCGGCGCGCTCGCGACCCCGCTCGCGCTCGGTACCGCCGCGCTGCTCGCGCGCTAA
- the nagA gene encoding N-acetylglucosamine-6-phosphate deacetylase — protein MPDTYIFGPSRLALGDGTLVHGRLAIERGRIARILPEDGPTDLRPPDGAIVAPGLIDVHTNGADELLFNRDQGNAVEVASRAYARHGATGFVAGVMTAPWESMMHAAAEVAEAANQLFEAGEPIGARCLGIHFEGPFLNPKFRRVHRGEWVQPASLERAQEMIEACKGALVMVTMAPEAEGVDDVARFFFDQGIVCSAGHTSAKYREGVLAIGIGFRTITHAFNAMPPLDHRDPSILAAFIQETRTTVQLICDGYHVSPPMVDLLYRTLHDRLVLATDNMPPAGSGYRIEGGVVRAEDGTIAGSALLIDQAVRNLMAYADIPFEVAVMSATRSPAQLLNLDRELGTIEPNKRADLSVWSDDYQVIATIVGGIPVYGGAHLYRPSRASA, from the coding sequence GTGCCCGATACGTACATCTTTGGCCCCTCCCGGCTCGCACTGGGGGACGGCACACTGGTTCACGGACGGCTCGCCATCGAACGCGGGCGCATCGCCCGCATCCTGCCGGAAGACGGCCCGACGGATCTCCGCCCGCCTGACGGCGCGATCGTCGCACCGGGCCTGATCGACGTCCACACCAACGGCGCCGACGAACTGCTCTTCAATCGCGATCAGGGCAATGCGGTCGAGGTCGCATCGCGCGCCTACGCGCGCCACGGCGCGACCGGCTTCGTGGCCGGCGTCATGACCGCGCCGTGGGAGTCGATGATGCACGCCGCGGCCGAGGTCGCGGAGGCGGCGAACCAGCTCTTCGAGGCAGGCGAGCCGATCGGCGCGCGCTGTCTGGGCATCCATTTCGAAGGCCCGTTCCTCAATCCGAAATTCCGTCGCGTCCATCGCGGCGAGTGGGTGCAGCCAGCCTCGCTCGAGCGCGCCCAAGAGATGATCGAGGCCTGCAAAGGCGCGCTGGTCATGGTGACGATGGCGCCGGAAGCGGAAGGCGTCGACGACGTCGCGCGCTTCTTCTTCGATCAGGGCATCGTCTGCTCGGCGGGCCACACCTCGGCGAAGTACCGCGAAGGCGTGCTCGCGATCGGCATCGGCTTTCGCACCATCACGCACGCGTTCAACGCGATGCCGCCGCTCGACCACCGCGACCCCTCGATCCTGGCGGCCTTCATCCAAGAGACGCGCACGACGGTGCAGCTGATCTGCGACGGCTATCACGTCTCGCCGCCGATGGTCGACCTGCTGTACCGCACGCTGCACGACCGGCTGGTGCTGGCGACGGACAACATGCCGCCGGCCGGCAGCGGCTATCGCATCGAAGGCGGGGTCGTGCGCGCCGAAGACGGCACCATCGCCGGCAGCGCGCTGCTGATCGATCAGGCGGTCCGCAACCTGATGGCCTATGCCGACATCCCGTTCGAAGTCGCCGTGATGTCGGCGACGCGCAGCCCCGCGCAGCTGCTCAACCTCGACCGCGAGCTGGGCACGATCGAGCCCAACAAGCGCGCCGACCTGTCGGTCTGGAGCGACGACTACCAAGTGATCGCGACGATCGTCGGCGGCATCCCCGTCTACGGCGGCGCTCACTTGTACCGGCCGTCGCGGGCGAGCGCATAG
- a CDS encoding RtcB family protein — MQVIETAGRPVYAWVDGVEFERQAREQVANVAALPFVHDHVAVMPDVHFGRGATVGSVVPTLGAIVPAAVGVDIGCGMIAQQLTLRAQDLPDDLRRVRNALERQIPVGQGAHREVPAEIDQVWETQLAEGYARVMARAPRVSVRTARQQLGTLGSGNHYVELCIDEHGHVWLTLHSGSRGAGNRIGMVYIETAQRELDGLGVTLADRDLAYLSEHTASFDGYVEAVGWAQEYARLNRELMLSRAIAALSHRNVGLPAFERGATVVNCHHNYVARERHFGADVFVTRKGAVRAGLGELGFIPGSMGARSFVVRGRGNPASFESCSHGAGRRLSRSEARRRLTLGDLRRETDGIECRKDAGVLDEAPSAYKDIDAVMAAQRDLVEIVHTLRQVVCVKG; from the coding sequence ATGCAGGTCATCGAGACCGCCGGTCGTCCGGTCTACGCGTGGGTCGACGGCGTCGAATTCGAGCGCCAAGCGCGCGAACAGGTCGCGAACGTCGCGGCGCTGCCGTTCGTGCACGATCACGTCGCCGTGATGCCCGACGTCCATTTCGGACGCGGCGCCACGGTCGGCAGCGTCGTGCCCACGCTCGGTGCGATCGTGCCGGCCGCGGTCGGCGTCGACATCGGCTGCGGCATGATCGCACAGCAGCTCACGCTCCGCGCACAGGACCTCCCCGACGATCTGCGCCGCGTGCGTAACGCGCTCGAGCGCCAGATCCCGGTCGGTCAGGGTGCGCACCGCGAGGTGCCGGCCGAAATCGACCAGGTTTGGGAGACGCAGCTCGCGGAGGGCTACGCGCGTGTCATGGCGCGTGCGCCGCGGGTCTCGGTACGCACGGCTCGTCAGCAGCTCGGTACACTCGGCTCGGGAAACCACTATGTAGAATTGTGCATCGATGAGCACGGTCATGTGTGGTTGACGCTGCACTCGGGTTCGCGCGGCGCGGGCAACCGCATCGGTATGGTCTACATCGAGACGGCCCAGCGTGAGCTGGACGGTCTGGGCGTGACGCTGGCCGATCGCGATCTCGCGTACCTGAGCGAGCACACGGCGAGCTTCGACGGTTACGTCGAGGCGGTCGGGTGGGCGCAGGAGTACGCGCGGCTCAACCGCGAGCTCATGCTCTCGCGTGCGATCGCGGCGCTCTCGCATCGCAACGTCGGTCTGCCGGCGTTCGAGCGCGGCGCAACCGTCGTGAACTGTCACCACAACTACGTCGCCCGCGAACGGCACTTCGGTGCCGACGTGTTCGTGACGCGCAAGGGTGCGGTTCGCGCCGGGCTCGGCGAGCTCGGCTTCATCCCGGGCTCGATGGGTGCGCGCTCGTTCGTGGTTCGTGGGCGCGGTAACCCGGCCTCGTTCGAGTCGTGCTCGCACGGCGCGGGCCGCCGTCTCAGCCGCAGCGAGGCGCGCCGTCGCCTCACGCTCGGCGATCTACGACGCGAGACCGACGGGATCGAGTGCCGCAAAGACGCGGGCGTCCTCGACGAGGCGCCGTCCGCGTACAAAGACATCGACGCCGTGATGGCGGCGCAGCGCGACCTCGTCGAGATCGTGCACACGCTCCGTCAGGTGGTCTGCGTCAAAGGTTGA
- a CDS encoding alpha/beta hydrolase, with protein MAESTLTFRNDGGVEVYVRRWVPASPCRAIVVIVHGLAEHSARYERFAEALAARGYAVFAPDLRGHGRTAGGDEHLGWAGPDGWNGMLRDLATVVELARAQYPATGIVLFGHSMGSFLAQRFAQLHGPELAGLILSGTSGSAPGIDAGIVASRVLSVGGNARKPSPLAKQIFAGFNKPFAPGRTGFEWLSRDEAEVQKYVDDPWCGFPVSNRFFTDMLAGEREGWKRENERELPTDLPVLLFAGDRDPVGRNGAGVTELTERYRHVGMRDVSEMLYPQGRHEMLNETNREQVVADVLGWLDEHTDQSTKMSSASGPPGETA; from the coding sequence ATGGCCGAGTCGACTCTCACTTTCCGTAACGACGGCGGCGTCGAGGTGTACGTGCGGCGTTGGGTACCGGCGAGTCCGTGCCGGGCGATCGTGGTGATCGTGCACGGGCTCGCCGAGCACTCCGCGCGCTACGAACGCTTCGCCGAAGCGCTCGCGGCGCGCGGGTACGCCGTGTTCGCGCCCGACTTACGCGGCCACGGCCGCACCGCCGGCGGCGACGAGCACCTGGGCTGGGCCGGTCCCGACGGTTGGAACGGAATGCTCCGCGACCTCGCCACGGTCGTCGAGCTCGCGCGCGCGCAGTATCCGGCGACCGGCATCGTGCTGTTCGGGCACAGCATGGGCTCGTTTCTCGCGCAGCGCTTCGCGCAGCTCCACGGTCCCGAGCTGGCGGGGCTCATCCTCTCGGGCACGTCGGGCTCGGCGCCGGGGATCGACGCGGGCATCGTCGCCTCACGCGTTCTCTCGGTCGGTGGGAACGCGCGCAAGCCCTCGCCGTTGGCGAAGCAGATCTTCGCCGGCTTCAACAAACCGTTCGCACCGGGCCGCACCGGCTTCGAGTGGCTCAGCCGCGACGAAGCCGAGGTGCAGAAGTACGTCGACGATCCGTGGTGCGGCTTCCCGGTCTCGAACCGCTTCTTCACCGACATGCTGGCCGGTGAGCGTGAGGGGTGGAAGCGCGAGAACGAGCGCGAGCTCCCGACCGATCTGCCGGTCCTGCTTTTCGCCGGCGACCGCGATCCGGTCGGCCGCAACGGCGCCGGCGTCACCGAGCTGACGGAACGCTACCGGCACGTGGGTATGCGCGACGTCAGCGAGATGCTCTACCCGCAAGGGCGGCACGAGATGCTCAACGAGACCAACCGCGAGCAGGTCGTCGCCGACGTGCTCGGGTGGCTCGACGAGCATACGGATCAGTCGACGAAGATGTCGTCGGCCAGCGGGCCGCCCGGCGAGACGGCGTAG
- a CDS encoding helix-turn-helix transcriptional regulator, translating to MGEPDVLQRVGARVRAVRSGRGLTQRAVAERAGLSRASVANVEAGRQNLGLLQLEALAGALGVQVERLMGAECAEHGRVDSHFP from the coding sequence ATGGGTGAACCGGACGTTCTGCAGCGAGTCGGAGCGCGCGTGCGCGCGGTGCGTTCGGGACGCGGCCTCACGCAGCGCGCGGTGGCGGAACGCGCGGGACTCAGCCGCGCCTCGGTCGCCAACGTCGAGGCGGGCCGGCAGAACCTGGGGCTGTTGCAGCTCGAGGCGCTCGCCGGTGCGCTCGGCGTCCAGGTCGAGCGGCTCATGGGCGCCGAATGCGCCGAGCATGGCCGAGTCGACTCTCACTTTCCGTAA
- a CDS encoding HNH endonuclease has product MSDVLLLNFTYEPLAVIGVRRAVRLVFTRKAEVVFAGEDELRSPTVAFPLPSIVRLLFSVARRRRRLALTKMNVLLRDDYRCGYCGVRCGAGSASVDHVVPKSRGGRSAWDNLVTCCLACNGRKGDRTPDEARMPLRRIPREPRSIPWIVVRRHTLPDEWWKYLFLYSVDVVERPVRHG; this is encoded by the coding sequence ATGAGCGACGTGCTCTTGCTGAACTTCACCTACGAGCCGCTGGCCGTCATCGGCGTCCGGCGCGCGGTCCGACTGGTATTCACACGGAAGGCCGAGGTCGTCTTCGCCGGAGAGGACGAGCTGCGATCGCCGACCGTCGCGTTTCCGTTGCCGTCGATCGTGCGACTGCTCTTCTCGGTGGCGCGGCGCCGTCGGCGGCTCGCGCTCACGAAAATGAACGTGCTGCTGCGCGACGACTACCGGTGCGGGTACTGTGGCGTGCGCTGCGGTGCCGGGTCGGCCAGCGTCGACCACGTCGTGCCGAAGAGCCGTGGCGGACGCTCGGCGTGGGACAACCTGGTGACGTGCTGCCTGGCCTGCAACGGTCGCAAGGGCGATCGCACGCCGGACGAGGCACGCATGCCGCTGCGACGGATCCCGCGCGAGCCCCGTTCGATCCCGTGGATCGTCGTGCGTCGTCACACGCTCCCGGACGAGTGGTGGAAGTACCTGTTCCTCTACTCGGTCGACGTAGTGGAACGGCCGGTGCGCCATGGGTGA
- a CDS encoding glycosyltransferase family 39 protein: protein MQGQRQGRGVDRGVLVALVVAGVVAIVHLAVAGRYDAFRNELYFIVCGRHPAFGYVDQPPLVPLLAAATQLFGDDVWLLRLPAVLAAVALIGVTYRFVRDLGGSPVAVTLATVAVAICPLLVGVSTTLTTSSFEPLAWTLVAWLLTRALLAGDRRALPWAGVVAGLAFEAKYGIVIWLIGLAIGLLCTPERRVFRSGALWLGVGIAVVLAAPNVVWQTVHGWPFLAVVQNHIVRDPVRPGAIGSIVVQLFAANVALAPLWLAGVIAPFVRADLARLRFLAIGFVVAVVLLVVTHGKDYYFAGLYPTAFVVGGLACAGLARPLRIGWLVLAGAFSVLLAPVVLPILPPPVLARYLDATRLRPVPDERAAVGAPLTQVFSDEMGWRSLEQSVAAAYEALPPADRARVAILAVDYGEAAAIDVYGAKDGLPPAISGNDQYWLWGPRDHDGSVILHVNGEPAMWAAFCAQSSVVGTFGAPYAMPYENDRPIILCRGLRADLRDTWYRFKRYG, encoded by the coding sequence ATGCAAGGGCAGCGACAGGGACGTGGGGTCGACCGGGGCGTGCTGGTCGCCTTGGTGGTGGCGGGGGTAGTCGCGATCGTGCACCTGGCCGTCGCCGGCCGCTACGACGCCTTCCGCAACGAGCTGTACTTTATCGTCTGCGGGCGCCACCCGGCCTTCGGCTACGTCGATCAGCCCCCGCTGGTCCCGCTGCTGGCGGCCGCGACGCAGCTGTTCGGCGACGACGTCTGGCTGCTGCGGCTGCCGGCCGTTCTCGCGGCGGTCGCGCTGATCGGGGTGACCTACCGGTTCGTGCGCGACCTGGGCGGCTCGCCGGTGGCGGTGACGCTGGCGACCGTCGCGGTGGCGATCTGTCCGCTGCTGGTCGGCGTCTCGACGACGCTGACGACCTCGAGCTTCGAGCCGCTGGCGTGGACGCTCGTCGCCTGGCTGCTCACCCGCGCGCTGCTCGCCGGCGACCGTCGGGCACTGCCGTGGGCCGGGGTCGTCGCCGGCCTGGCGTTCGAGGCCAAGTACGGGATCGTCATCTGGCTGATCGGCCTGGCGATCGGGCTGCTGTGCACGCCCGAGCGGCGAGTGTTCCGCAGCGGTGCGCTGTGGCTCGGCGTCGGCATCGCGGTGGTGCTCGCCGCGCCGAACGTCGTCTGGCAGACCGTGCACGGCTGGCCGTTCCTGGCCGTCGTGCAAAATCACATCGTCCGCGATCCGGTGCGGCCTGGCGCGATCGGGTCGATCGTCGTGCAGCTGTTCGCCGCCAACGTCGCGCTCGCGCCGCTGTGGCTGGCGGGCGTGATCGCGCCGTTCGTGCGCGCCGACCTCGCGCGGCTGCGCTTCCTGGCGATCGGATTCGTGGTGGCCGTCGTGCTGCTGGTCGTCACGCACGGCAAGGACTACTATTTCGCCGGCCTCTACCCGACCGCGTTCGTCGTCGGCGGCCTGGCGTGCGCGGGCCTCGCGCGTCCGCTGCGCATCGGTTGGCTGGTGCTGGCCGGCGCCTTCTCCGTGTTGCTCGCACCGGTCGTGCTGCCGATCCTGCCGCCGCCGGTGCTGGCGCGCTACCTCGACGCGACGCGCCTGCGGCCCGTCCCCGACGAGCGCGCCGCGGTCGGCGCGCCGCTCACACAGGTTTTCTCCGACGAGATGGGCTGGCGCAGCCTCGAGCAGTCCGTCGCCGCGGCCTACGAGGCGCTGCCCCCGGCCGATCGTGCGCGCGTCGCGATCCTGGCCGTCGACTACGGCGAGGCGGCCGCCATCGACGTCTACGGCGCGAAGGACGGCTTGCCGCCGGCGATCAGCGGCAACGATCAGTACTGGCTGTGGGGACCGCGCGACCACGACGGCAGCGTGATCTTGCACGTCAACGGCGAGCCTGCCATGTGGGCGGCGTTCTGCGCGCAGAGCAGCGTCGTGGGCACCTTCGGCGCACCGTACGCGATGCCGTACGAGAACGACCGCCCGATCATCCTCTGCCGCGGCCTGCGCGCCGACCTGCGCGACACCTGGTATCGGTTCAAGCGCTACGGTTAG
- a CDS encoding NAD(P)-dependent oxidoreductase, producing the protein MSLAGKTLFVSGASRGIGLAIALRAARDGANVIVAAKTTEPHPKLPGTIFSAAAEIEAAGGHALPVACDVRSDEQIAQAVQAGVERFGGIDVVVNNASAIRLGGLAQVDAKAFDLMTAIGPRATYLVTRAALPHLEAAADAGRSPHILTLSPPIALDSKWVGQAPAYTFKKYGMTLLTLAFAAEFRQRGIAANALWPRTTIATAAVQNLLGGEAMMRASRTPEIVADAAYAILNRDARGCTGNAFIDEDVLRAEGAPNFDAYAVSPGGPLADDIFVD; encoded by the coding sequence GTGAGCCTCGCCGGCAAGACGCTGTTCGTCAGCGGCGCCAGCCGCGGGATCGGCCTCGCGATCGCGCTGCGCGCGGCGCGCGACGGCGCCAACGTGATCGTCGCGGCGAAGACGACCGAGCCGCACCCCAAGCTGCCGGGGACGATCTTCAGCGCCGCGGCGGAGATCGAAGCGGCCGGCGGCCACGCGCTCCCGGTCGCCTGCGACGTGCGTTCGGACGAGCAGATCGCGCAGGCGGTGCAGGCCGGCGTCGAGCGCTTCGGCGGGATCGACGTGGTCGTCAACAACGCCAGCGCGATTCGTCTGGGCGGCCTCGCACAGGTCGACGCGAAGGCGTTCGACCTGATGACCGCGATCGGTCCGCGCGCGACGTATCTGGTCACCCGGGCCGCGTTGCCGCACCTGGAGGCGGCGGCGGACGCGGGACGTTCGCCGCACATCCTCACCCTCTCGCCGCCGATCGCGCTGGACTCGAAGTGGGTCGGCCAAGCGCCGGCCTACACCTTCAAGAAATACGGCATGACGCTGCTGACGCTCGCCTTCGCGGCGGAGTTCCGCCAACGCGGGATCGCGGCCAACGCGCTCTGGCCGCGCACCACCATCGCGACCGCCGCGGTGCAGAACCTGTTGGGCGGCGAGGCGATGATGCGCGCTTCGCGCACGCCGGAGATCGTCGCCGACGCGGCCTATGCAATCCTCAACCGCGACGCGCGCGGCTGCACCGGCAACGCCTTCATCGACGAGGACGTGCTGCGCGCCGAGGGCGCGCCGAACTTCGACGCCTACGCCGTCTCGCCGGGCGGCCCGCTGGCCGACGACATCTTCGTCGACTGA
- a CDS encoding enoyl-CoA hydratase-related protein, which translates to MTSLGITVTDRDGVRHVVLDRPDKKNALTVAMYAALADAVESAAADDVGAVLIGANGGTFCAGNDLRDFLERAAFADSPAMRFLHALASTDVPLVVAVRGAAVGIDTTMLLHADLVYAAPSASLRLPFVDLGIVPEAGSTVLLPRLLGYARTGAALFLGEPIDATHAERDGLITKVVADEELDAAALAAARAVAAKPRGAVRATKRLLHHDRAQIVEAIDREGKAFGERLQSPEARAIMAAFFERGARA; encoded by the coding sequence ATGACTTCGCTCGGCATCACCGTGACCGATCGCGACGGCGTCCGGCACGTCGTCCTCGACCGCCCCGACAAGAAGAACGCGCTGACCGTCGCGATGTACGCGGCGCTGGCCGACGCGGTCGAATCGGCCGCGGCCGACGACGTCGGTGCGGTGCTGATCGGCGCGAACGGCGGCACGTTCTGCGCCGGCAACGACCTGCGCGACTTCCTCGAGCGCGCGGCGTTCGCCGACTCGCCCGCGATGCGCTTCCTGCACGCGCTGGCGAGCACCGACGTCCCGCTGGTCGTCGCGGTGCGCGGCGCGGCGGTCGGGATCGACACCACGATGCTGCTGCACGCCGACCTCGTCTATGCCGCGCCCTCGGCCAGCCTGCGGCTGCCGTTCGTCGACCTGGGCATCGTCCCCGAAGCGGGCTCGACGGTGTTGCTGCCGCGTCTGCTCGGCTACGCGCGCACCGGCGCCGCGCTGTTCCTGGGCGAGCCGATCGACGCGACGCACGCCGAACGCGACGGACTGATCACCAAGGTCGTCGCCGACGAGGAGCTCGACGCCGCGGCGCTCGCCGCCGCTCGCGCGGTCGCCGCCAAACCGCGCGGCGCCGTCCGCGCGACCAAACGGCTGTTGCACCACGATCGCGCGCAGATCGTCGAGGCGATCGATCGCGAAGGCAAAGCCTTCGGTGAACGGCTGCAGTCCCCGGAAGCGCGCGCGATCATGGCGGCGTTCTTCGAGCGCGGCGCGCGCGCGTGA